The sequence CCCTTTTCAATTGCAGCTTTTATCGTGTTCAGGAAATCGATACCTGCACCCTGAAAAGAATCGAAGAAGGAAGTGGCAAAATCAACTATTCTCTGTGAAGTATTCTCAGCATTCCAGTACTCCGGAACCTCTATTTCATTGCTTTCTTGAGTTTTCTCTGCTTTTCCTGCCTTTTTACCACCAAGACTCTCGAGAATACGCTCTATCATCTTCTCGCGCATCATCTGGAATTGATCTTTTGTATAGGCAATAAGTTTTTTAATCTCTTCGGGATTCCTCTCCCCTGCAATCTCAAGGTATGCTTTCTGGAATTGAATCGATTCCATGCTGAAAGTCACCTTGTCGCCATCCTTTGACAAATACTCCACAGCGTACTTTTCAGCAGAGTAATATTCGGCCACAGCCCTGGTATTGACCCTTGATTGCTGCACCGGATTCCGGGATCTGCCTCCCTCGGCAGATTTTAAATGCGAATAATCGGGGGAATTAGTAGAAAAAGGGGATGACAGTGGTCGATTCACTCCATGGATTGCCATACTTCCTCCTTGAAAATATCCTGTTCCGGACTATACACTCATTATTTCGGCATCCCGGGAAAAAACCTTTACACATTTTTTATCCTTTACAAGAATTCAGGCAGAAAAAACACAAAGAAAAGTATCCATAACAGTGGAGTTTTCTGAGCCTTTTTTTATTCGGATTTTTTTTTAAATATTTAGTTTGAATTTTCGACCTGTAATATTTATATTGAATGCGCGACATTGATCAGACCAGCATGTGGATAAGTCAATGTTGATAAGTAGTGGAAAGCATGTGAATAAAAAGTGGATTATCTTCCACTAATACAATTCGCAGAAAAAGTCAAGGGTCTCTAACTTCATGCAAATCAATCACTTATGCGCTTCAACCTACAAAACATGCTTCCAGGCCGGTGATGGATACCCCAATGATTTTCATGTTATATATTGTCAAGTCAAGGAAATGTTGATAACATGTTGGCAAACAATCTATCTGACGAATTTTCAACAACTTCTCCCTGGCCCGATTGCCTGCGGAAAATTCAGGAAAAGGTAGGTCCTGCAAGCTATGAAACATGGTTCAGAACTACCGATTTGTTCCTTTCCTCCGATGGTCAGGCAAAGATCCAGGTCCCTAACCAGTTCTTCGCAGATTTTATCGAGGAACACTTCGCTTCACTCATAAAAGAGGTATTAACCGAGGCTGACATCCAGTTTTCCTCACTTTCCTTTGTTCCCATTCAAAAAGACTGGAAAATTGTCCAGCCACTATCAAAGGAACTGGTTGAGGCACAGAGCCGCAAGATTCCCCATACGGCAGAAAAGCGCGAACAATTTCATCCGAACTATACCTTTGATAA is a genomic window of Fibrobacter sp. containing:
- a CDS encoding DUF5610 domain-containing protein, which encodes MAIHGVNRPLSSPFSTNSPDYSHLKSAEGGRSRNPVQQSRVNTRAVAEYYSAEKYAVEYLSKDGDKVTFSMESIQFQKAYLEIAGERNPEEIKKLIAYTKDQFQMMREKMIERILESLGGKKAGKAEKTQESNEIEVPEYWNAENTSQRIVDFATSFFDSFQGAGIDFLNTIKAAIEKGFSEARGILGAVPKSVSDLTDRTYELVMEKLDIWAVEKGILTTENGVSETVEA